A window from Thiomonas sp. FB-Cd encodes these proteins:
- the rpoB gene encoding DNA-directed RNA polymerase subunit beta: MSYSFTEKKRIRKSFGTRQGVIEVPYLLATQLESYESFLQKDKPIDKRKDEGLQAAFTAIFPIVSHNQNVRMEFQGYNLARPAFDMRECQQRGLTYASALRAKVRLIVMDREAAKPTIKEVKEQEVYMGEIPLMTDKGSFIINGTERVIVSQLHRSPGVFFEHDKGKTHSSGKLLFSARIIPYRGSWLDFEFDPKDILYFRVDRRRKMPVTILLKALGLNNEQILAHFFSFDRADLMDQGAMMEFVPEHFKGEVARFDIVDKSGNVVVAKDKRVTARHLRTLEDSGTQRISVPEDFLIGKVLARNVVSEDTGEIVALANEELTEALLKKMRDAGIRRIETLFTNDLDQGPFISQTLRMDETPDQLSAKVAIYRMMRPGEPPTEDAVESLFKRLFFDADAYDLSRVGRMKFNRRLGREEIEGEMVLSHDDIMAVIKMLVELRNGRGEVDDIDHLGNRRVRCVGELAENQFRAGLSRIERAVKERLGQAETENLMPHDFINSKPISAAIKEFFGSSQLSQFMDQTNPLSEITHKRRVSALGPGGLTRERAGFEVRDVHPTHYGRVCPIETPEGPNIGLINSLALFAQLNEYGFIETPYRRVVDGLVTDTIDYLSAIEEGKYVIAQANAKIDDKDHLIDELVSAREKGETILVSPERVQYMDVSPAQIVSVAASLVPFLEHDDANRALMGANMQRQAVPVLRPEKPLVGTGVERVTAVDSGTAVTALRGGVVDYVDSARIVVRVNDEETLAGEVGVDIYNLIKYQRSNQNTNIHQRPLVKRGDIIARGDVVADGASTDLGELALGQNMLVAFMPWNGYNFEDSILISERVVAEDRYTSIHIEELNAVARDTKLGAEEITRDIPNLSESQLARLDESGIVYIGAEVEAGDTLVGKVTPKGETQLTPEEKLLRAIFGEKASDVKDTSLRVPSGMYGTVIDVQVFTREGIQRDKRAQQIIDDELKRYRLDLNDQMRIVEADTFDRIGKLLIGKPATGGPKRLAKGTVVTAEYLKEIEHYHWFDIRPADEAVAQQIEQLKDSLEKRRHEFDQMFEEKRRKLTQGDELPSGVLKMVKVHLAVKRRLQPGDKMAGRHGNKGVVSKILPEEDMPYMADGTPMDIVLNPLGVPSRMNIGQILETHLGWAARGIGDRIAEMLRSHVKASELRKLLSTLYNFSGKQEQLDQLSDAEILELGENLRKGMPFASPVFDGASEQEIDQLLHMAYPDEQAQRLKLTASKKQAILFDGRTGDAFERPVTIGYKHVLKLHHLVDDKMHARSTGPYSLVTQQPLGGKAQFGGQRFGEMEVWALEAYGASYVLQEMLTVKSDDVNGRTKVYENIVKGEHSIEAGMPESFNVLIKEIRSLGLDIELERN; the protein is encoded by the coding sequence ATGTCCTACTCGTTCACCGAAAAGAAGCGGATTCGCAAGAGCTTTGGCACTCGCCAAGGCGTCATCGAAGTACCCTATCTGCTGGCCACCCAGCTCGAATCGTATGAATCCTTCCTGCAGAAGGACAAGCCGATCGACAAACGCAAGGACGAAGGCCTGCAGGCGGCGTTCACAGCCATATTCCCCATCGTTTCGCACAACCAGAACGTGCGCATGGAGTTCCAGGGTTACAACCTGGCGCGACCCGCCTTCGACATGCGCGAATGCCAGCAGCGGGGCCTGACCTACGCCAGCGCCCTTCGCGCCAAGGTGCGCCTGATTGTCATGGATCGCGAGGCTGCGAAGCCCACGATCAAGGAAGTGAAGGAGCAAGAGGTCTACATGGGCGAGATTCCGCTCATGACCGATAAGGGCTCGTTCATCATCAACGGCACCGAGCGTGTGATCGTCAGTCAGCTGCACCGCTCGCCGGGTGTGTTCTTCGAGCATGACAAGGGCAAGACGCACTCCTCCGGCAAGCTGCTGTTCTCGGCGCGCATCATCCCCTACCGCGGCTCGTGGCTGGACTTCGAGTTCGATCCCAAGGACATCCTGTACTTCCGCGTCGACCGCCGCCGCAAGATGCCCGTGACCATTCTGCTCAAGGCCCTGGGTCTGAACAACGAGCAGATCTTGGCGCATTTCTTCAGCTTCGACCGTGCCGATCTGATGGATCAGGGCGCGATGATGGAATTCGTGCCGGAGCATTTCAAGGGTGAAGTTGCCCGATTCGACATCGTCGACAAGTCGGGCAACGTGGTAGTCGCCAAGGACAAGCGCGTGACCGCGCGCCATTTGCGCACCCTGGAAGACAGCGGAACGCAGCGCATTTCGGTGCCCGAGGATTTTCTGATTGGCAAGGTCCTGGCCCGCAATGTGGTTTCGGAGGACACGGGCGAGATCGTCGCACTTGCCAACGAAGAGCTCACTGAAGCGCTGCTGAAGAAGATGCGCGACGCCGGCATCCGCCGCATCGAGACCCTGTTCACCAACGACCTGGATCAAGGCCCGTTCATCTCGCAGACCCTGCGCATGGACGAAACCCCTGACCAGCTCTCGGCCAAGGTGGCCATCTATCGCATGATGCGCCCCGGCGAGCCGCCCACCGAGGACGCCGTTGAATCACTGTTCAAGCGCCTGTTCTTCGACGCTGACGCCTACGACTTGTCGCGCGTGGGCCGCATGAAGTTCAATCGCCGCCTCGGCCGCGAGGAGATCGAAGGCGAGATGGTGCTGTCGCACGACGACATCATGGCCGTGATCAAGATGCTGGTTGAATTGCGCAACGGGCGCGGCGAAGTCGACGACATCGATCACCTCGGTAACCGCCGCGTGCGCTGCGTGGGCGAACTTGCCGAAAACCAGTTCCGTGCCGGCCTGTCGCGCATCGAGCGCGCCGTGAAGGAACGTCTCGGCCAGGCCGAGACGGAAAACCTGATGCCGCACGACTTCATCAACTCCAAGCCCATCTCGGCAGCCATCAAGGAGTTCTTCGGCTCCTCGCAGCTCTCGCAGTTCATGGACCAGACGAATCCGCTTTCGGAGATCACCCACAAGCGGCGCGTCTCGGCCCTGGGCCCCGGTGGTCTCACGCGTGAGCGCGCCGGCTTTGAGGTGCGCGACGTGCATCCGACCCATTACGGTCGCGTGTGCCCGATTGAAACACCGGAAGGCCCGAATATCGGCCTGATCAACTCGCTGGCCCTGTTCGCACAGCTCAACGAATACGGTTTCATCGAAACCCCGTACCGCCGCGTGGTCGATGGTCTGGTGACCGACACCATCGACTACCTGTCGGCCATCGAGGAAGGCAAGTATGTCATCGCCCAGGCCAACGCCAAAATCGATGACAAGGACCACCTCATTGACGAACTCGTGTCGGCCCGCGAGAAGGGCGAGACCATTCTGGTGTCGCCCGAGCGCGTGCAGTACATGGACGTGTCGCCGGCGCAGATCGTCTCGGTGGCCGCCTCCCTCGTGCCGTTCCTGGAACATGATGACGCGAACCGCGCCCTGATGGGCGCGAACATGCAGCGTCAGGCCGTGCCCGTTCTGCGCCCGGAAAAGCCCCTGGTGGGCACCGGTGTGGAGCGTGTCACGGCGGTCGACTCAGGCACTGCCGTGACCGCGTTGCGTGGCGGCGTGGTGGACTATGTGGACAGTGCTCGCATCGTGGTACGCGTCAACGACGAGGAAACCCTCGCTGGCGAGGTCGGTGTGGACATCTACAACCTCATCAAATACCAGCGTTCGAACCAAAACACCAACATCCATCAGCGACCGCTGGTCAAGCGTGGCGACATCATCGCGCGCGGGGACGTGGTGGCCGACGGCGCATCCACCGACCTGGGCGAACTGGCACTTGGGCAAAACATGCTCGTGGCCTTCATGCCCTGGAACGGCTACAACTTCGAGGACTCCATCCTCATCTCCGAGCGCGTGGTGGCTGAAGACCGCTATACGTCGATCCATATCGAGGAGCTGAACGCGGTTGCGCGCGATACCAAGCTGGGCGCAGAAGAAATCACACGCGACATTCCGAATCTGTCGGAAAGCCAGTTGGCGCGACTCGACGAATCGGGCATCGTGTACATCGGCGCTGAAGTGGAAGCCGGTGACACCTTGGTGGGCAAGGTCACCCCCAAGGGCGAGACCCAGCTCACGCCAGAGGAAAAGCTGCTGCGTGCGATCTTCGGCGAGAAAGCATCCGACGTAAAGGACACGTCCTTGCGCGTGCCCTCGGGCATGTATGGCACCGTCATCGACGTGCAGGTGTTCACGCGCGAAGGCATCCAGCGCGACAAGCGTGCGCAGCAAATCATCGATGATGAGCTCAAGCGCTACCGCCTGGACCTGAACGACCAGATGCGCATCGTCGAAGCCGACACGTTTGACCGTATTGGAAAACTGCTGATCGGCAAGCCGGCCACCGGTGGGCCCAAGCGACTGGCGAAGGGCACCGTTGTCACAGCCGAATATCTCAAGGAGATCGAGCACTACCACTGGTTCGACATCCGGCCGGCTGACGAAGCCGTAGCGCAGCAGATCGAACAGCTCAAGGACTCGCTGGAGAAGCGCCGCCACGAGTTCGACCAGATGTTCGAGGAGAAGCGCCGCAAGCTCACCCAGGGCGATGAACTGCCCTCAGGCGTGCTGAAAATGGTGAAAGTGCACCTTGCCGTCAAGCGACGCCTGCAGCCTGGCGACAAGATGGCGGGGCGCCATGGCAACAAGGGCGTGGTATCCAAGATCCTGCCTGAGGAAGACATGCCCTACATGGCCGACGGCACGCCGATGGACATCGTGCTCAACCCCCTGGGCGTGCCCTCGCGCATGAATATCGGCCAGATCCTGGAAACGCACCTAGGCTGGGCTGCGCGCGGCATCGGGGACCGCATTGCTGAAATGCTGCGCAGCCATGTCAAAGCCAGCGAATTGCGCAAGCTTCTGAGCACGCTGTACAACTTCAGTGGCAAGCAGGAGCAACTGGACCAGCTGTCGGACGCCGAAATTCTGGAGCTGGGCGAGAACCTGCGAAAGGGCATGCCATTCGCCAGCCCGGTCTTCGACGGCGCCTCGGAGCAGGAAATCGACCAGCTGCTGCACATGGCCTACCCGGACGAGCAGGCGCAGCGTCTGAAGCTCACCGCCTCGAAGAAGCAGGCCATCCTGTTTGACGGCCGTACCGGGGATGCTTTCGAGCGCCCAGTCACGATCGGCTACAAGCATGTGCTCAAGTTGCATCACTTGGTCGACGACAAGATGCATGCGCGCTCCACCGGTCCGTACTCGCTGGTTACGCAGCAACCGCTGGGCGGCAAGGCGCAGTTCGGCGGTCAGCGCTTCGGCGAGATGGAGGTGTGGGCACTCGAAGCCTACGGCGCCAGCTACGTGCTGCAGGAAATGCTGACGGTCAAGTCCGACGACGTCAATGGTCGCACCAAGGTGTACGAAAACATCGTCAAGGGCGAGCATTCGATCGAAGCCGGCATGCCCGAGTCGTTCAACGTGTTGATCAAGGAAATCCGCTCGCTGGGTTTGGACATCGAACTGGAACGCAACTGA
- the rpoC gene encoding DNA-directed RNA polymerase subunit beta', whose product MKALLDLFKQFQKDEHFDAISIGLASPEKIRSWSFGEVKKPETINYRTFKPERDGLFCAKIFGPIKDYECLCGKYKRLKHRGVICEKCGVEVTQSKVRRDRMGHIELASPVAHIWFLKSLPSRLGMILDMPLRDIERVLYFEAYVVTDPGMTPLAKRQVLSEDEYAAKRTEFGDEFVAFMGAEGIRDLLADLDLEQETSTLRGDLQGSDTKVKKNSKRLKVLDAFRKTNSKPEWMVLTVLPVLPPDLRPLVPLDGGRFATSDLNDLYRRVINRNNRLRRLLELKAPEIIVRNEKRMLQEAVDSLLDNGRRGKAMVGQNKRPLKSLADMIKGKGGRFRQNLLGKRVDYSGRSVIVVGPTLKLHQCGLPKLMALELFKPFIFNRLEAMGVATTIKAAKKEVDSQTPIVWDILEEVIREHPVMLNRAPTLHRLGIQAFEPVLIEGKAIQLHPLVCAAFNADFDGDQMAVHVPLSLEAQAEARTLMLASNNILFPANGEPSIVPSQDMVLGLYYATRERVNGKGEGMVFADVGEIHRALQSGDLELTARISVRLTEYERDKTTKALTPKTSVVETTAGRALLSEILPKGLPFSVMNKALKKKEISRLINTSFRRCGLRDTVIFADKLLQSGFSLATRAGISISVDDMLIPREKHDLIAHAEGEVKEIEQQYSSGLVTQGERYNKVVDIWGRTGDEVGKALMNRLATEPVTDRHGKEVRQESFNSIYMMADSGARGSAAQIRQLAGMRGLMAKPDGSIIETPITANFREGLNVLQYFISTHGARKGLADTALKTANSGYLTRRLVDVTQDLVITEQDCGTTHGVAMRALVEGGEVIESLRDRVLGRVAATDVVNPETQETLIPAGDILDEDLLDLVEAAGIDEIKVRTPLTCETRYGMCAKCYGRDLGRGVLVNVGEAVGVIAAQSIGEPGTQLTMRTFHIGGAASRAAVASSVEAKSAGTARFTATMRYVTNSKGEQVVISRSGEVLVTDDYGRERERHKVPYGALLFVKDGMAVKAGTALASWDPLTRPIITEYAGRAKFENIEEGVTVAKQVDEVTGLSTLVVIDPKRRGSAKVVRPQVKLLNEQGQEVKIPGTEHAVAVGFQVGALIQVRDGQDVGPGEVLARIPMEGQKTRDITGGLPRVAELFEARSPKDAGMLAEVTGTVSFGKETKGKIRLVITDLDGQSHEFLVPKEKTILVHEGQVINKGELVVDGAAEPQDILRLLGVEALARYIVDEVQDVYRLQGVKINDKHIEVIVRQMLRRVEIKDSGESDYITGEQVERSEVLQTNARLIEQGKVPATFNNILLGITKASLSTDSFISAASFQETTRVLTEAAIMGKRDELRGLKENVIVGRLIPAGSGMAFHQARKAKEVLDHAERTAQAAAELQALEDSGSAQTGEETSH is encoded by the coding sequence ATGAAAGCCTTACTCGATTTGTTCAAGCAGTTCCAGAAGGACGAGCATTTCGATGCCATCAGCATCGGCCTTGCTTCGCCGGAGAAGATCCGTTCATGGTCGTTCGGGGAAGTGAAGAAACCCGAGACGATCAATTACCGCACCTTCAAGCCCGAACGTGACGGCTTGTTTTGCGCCAAGATTTTCGGGCCTATCAAGGACTACGAATGCCTTTGCGGTAAATACAAGCGCCTGAAGCATCGCGGAGTCATCTGCGAGAAATGCGGCGTCGAAGTCACGCAAAGCAAGGTGCGGCGCGACCGCATGGGCCATATTGAACTGGCCTCGCCGGTCGCCCACATCTGGTTCCTCAAGAGCCTGCCCTCGCGCTTGGGCATGATTCTCGACATGCCCCTGCGCGACATCGAGCGCGTCCTGTACTTTGAAGCCTATGTCGTGACCGACCCTGGCATGACGCCCCTGGCCAAGCGCCAAGTGCTGTCGGAAGACGAGTACGCAGCCAAGCGCACGGAGTTCGGCGACGAATTCGTGGCGTTCATGGGCGCCGAAGGCATTCGCGACTTGCTTGCCGACCTCGACCTTGAACAGGAAACGTCGACGCTTCGCGGCGACTTGCAGGGGTCGGACACCAAGGTCAAGAAGAACTCCAAGCGCCTGAAGGTGCTGGACGCCTTCCGCAAGACCAACTCCAAGCCGGAGTGGATGGTCCTGACCGTGTTGCCGGTTCTGCCGCCCGACCTGCGCCCGCTCGTGCCGCTGGACGGCGGCCGCTTTGCCACAAGCGACCTCAACGATCTGTACCGCCGCGTCATCAACCGCAACAACCGCCTGCGCCGCCTGCTTGAGCTCAAGGCACCCGAGATCATCGTGCGCAACGAAAAGCGCATGCTGCAGGAAGCGGTCGATTCGCTCCTGGACAACGGTCGCCGCGGCAAGGCGATGGTGGGGCAGAACAAGCGCCCGCTCAAGTCACTGGCCGACATGATCAAAGGCAAGGGTGGCCGTTTCCGGCAGAACCTGCTGGGTAAGCGCGTGGACTACTCCGGCCGTTCGGTCATTGTGGTCGGCCCCACGCTCAAGCTGCACCAGTGTGGTTTGCCCAAACTCATGGCGCTCGAGCTGTTCAAGCCCTTCATCTTCAATCGCCTCGAAGCCATGGGTGTGGCCACCACGATCAAGGCCGCCAAGAAGGAAGTGGATTCGCAGACGCCCATCGTTTGGGATATTCTGGAAGAGGTCATCCGCGAGCACCCGGTGATGCTCAACCGGGCTCCCACGCTGCACCGTCTGGGTATCCAGGCCTTTGAGCCGGTGCTGATCGAAGGCAAGGCCATCCAGCTTCATCCGCTGGTTTGCGCGGCGTTCAACGCTGACTTTGACGGCGACCAGATGGCCGTGCACGTCCCGCTTTCGCTTGAGGCGCAGGCGGAAGCCCGCACCCTCATGCTGGCCTCCAACAACATCCTGTTCCCAGCCAACGGCGAGCCGTCGATCGTGCCGTCCCAGGACATGGTGCTGGGCTTGTATTACGCCACCCGTGAGCGCGTCAACGGCAAAGGCGAGGGCATGGTGTTTGCCGACGTGGGCGAAATCCATCGCGCGCTGCAATCAGGCGACCTGGAACTGACCGCGCGCATCAGCGTGCGCCTGACCGAGTATGAGCGTGACAAGACCACCAAGGCCCTGACGCCGAAGACCTCGGTTGTGGAAACCACCGCTGGACGTGCATTGCTGTCAGAGATACTCCCCAAGGGCCTGCCTTTCAGCGTCATGAACAAGGCGCTGAAGAAGAAGGAGATCTCGCGGCTGATCAACACATCGTTCCGCCGCTGCGGCTTGCGCGATACCGTGATTTTTGCCGACAAACTGCTGCAATCCGGCTTCAGCCTGGCCACGCGTGCAGGCATTTCCATCAGTGTGGATGACATGCTCATCCCGCGGGAAAAACACGACCTGATCGCCCACGCCGAGGGAGAAGTCAAGGAAATCGAGCAGCAGTACTCCTCGGGTCTCGTCACCCAAGGCGAGCGCTACAACAAGGTTGTGGACATTTGGGGACGCACGGGTGACGAGGTTGGCAAGGCGCTGATGAATCGTCTGGCCACCGAACCCGTGACCGACCGCCACGGCAAGGAAGTTCGCCAGGAGTCGTTCAACTCGATCTACATGATGGCTGACTCCGGCGCGCGTGGTTCGGCAGCGCAGATCCGCCAGCTCGCAGGCATGCGCGGGCTGATGGCCAAGCCGGACGGCTCGATCATCGAAACACCGATCACGGCCAACTTCCGCGAAGGCCTGAACGTTCTGCAGTACTTCATCTCCACGCACGGCGCCCGCAAGGGCTTGGCCGATACGGCGCTCAAGACCGCCAATTCCGGCTATCTGACGCGTCGCCTGGTGGACGTCACGCAAGATCTCGTCATTACCGAACAGGACTGTGGCACCACGCACGGTGTGGCCATGCGTGCCCTCGTCGAGGGTGGCGAAGTGATCGAGTCGCTGCGCGATCGCGTGCTCGGCCGCGTCGCTGCCACGGACGTGGTGAACCCCGAGACCCAGGAGACCCTCATCCCGGCGGGCGACATCCTCGATGAAGACCTGCTGGATCTTGTCGAAGCCGCAGGCATCGACGAGATCAAGGTGCGCACTCCCCTCACCTGCGAAACCCGCTACGGCATGTGCGCCAAGTGCTACGGCCGCGACCTTGGCCGCGGTGTTCTGGTCAACGTGGGCGAGGCCGTGGGCGTGATTGCCGCGCAGTCCATTGGCGAGCCGGGCACGCAGCTCACCATGCGCACATTCCACATCGGCGGTGCAGCATCGCGCGCCGCCGTGGCGTCCAGCGTGGAAGCCAAGAGCGCCGGTACGGCCCGCTTTACGGCCACAATGCGCTACGTGACAAACTCCAAGGGGGAACAGGTGGTGATCTCCCGCTCCGGCGAAGTTCTCGTCACCGACGACTACGGCCGCGAGCGCGAGCGCCACAAGGTGCCCTATGGCGCACTGCTGTTCGTGAAGGATGGCATGGCGGTGAAAGCCGGCACGGCGCTCGCGAGCTGGGATCCGTTGACCCGACCCATCATCACCGAGTACGCCGGGCGCGCGAAATTCGAGAACATCGAAGAAGGCGTCACCGTGGCCAAGCAGGTGGACGAGGTCACCGGCCTGTCGACCCTGGTGGTCATTGACCCCAAGCGGCGCGGCTCAGCCAAGGTCGTCAGGCCTCAGGTGAAGCTGCTGAACGAGCAAGGCCAGGAAGTTAAGATTCCCGGCACGGAACACGCTGTTGCCGTGGGCTTTCAGGTCGGTGCGCTCATCCAGGTGCGCGATGGCCAGGACGTTGGCCCCGGCGAAGTGCTCGCACGCATTCCGATGGAAGGCCAGAAAACGCGTGACATCACCGGTGGTCTGCCGCGCGTAGCCGAACTGTTCGAGGCCCGTTCGCCCAAGGACGCGGGCATGCTGGCGGAAGTCACCGGGACCGTATCCTTCGGCAAGGAAACCAAAGGCAAGATCCGCCTGGTCATCACCGACCTCGATGGCCAGTCCCACGAGTTCCTTGTTCCCAAGGAGAAAACCATCCTCGTGCATGAAGGCCAGGTCATCAACAAGGGTGAGCTTGTCGTCGACGGTGCAGCCGAGCCACAGGATATTCTGCGTCTTCTGGGCGTGGAGGCATTGGCCCGTTACATCGTCGACGAGGTGCAGGACGTCTATCGCCTGCAGGGCGTGAAGATCAACGACAAGCACATTGAGGTCATCGTGCGCCAGATGCTGCGCCGCGTTGAAATCAAGGATTCCGGTGAGAGCGACTACATCACCGGCGAACAGGTCGAACGCTCCGAGGTGCTGCAGACGAACGCCCGGCTCATCGAGCAAGGCAAGGTTCCCGCCACGTTCAACAACATCCTGCTTGGTATTACCAAGGCCAGCCTGTCCACGGACAGCTTCATCTCAGCCGCGTCCTTCCAGGAAACCACGCGCGTGTTGACCGAAGCGGCGATCATGGGCAAGCGCGATGAGCTGCGTGGTTTGAAGGAAAACGTCATTGTCGGCCGCCTGATTCCCGCAGGTTCCGGCATGGCGTTCCATCAAGCGCGCAAGGCCAAGGAAGTGCTCGACCACGCCGAGCGCACCGCGCAGGCCGCAGCCGAACTGCAGGCCCTGGAAGACAGCGGGTCGGCGCAGACTGGCGAGGAAACCAGCCACTGA
- a CDS encoding helix-turn-helix transcriptional regulator, which translates to MIRCRLSSLLGDRKLKIADVARDTGINRGTLTRLYYETAERIEIDVLDKLCAHFGCEVQDLLKYERGLGEAPATR; encoded by the coding sequence TTGATTAGATGCCGTCTATCTTCGTTGCTCGGAGATCGCAAACTCAAAATCGCTGACGTAGCGCGCGACACGGGGATCAATCGAGGCACGTTGACCCGGCTGTACTACGAGACGGCTGAGCGTATCGAGATTGATGTGCTCGATAAGCTCTGTGCGCACTTCGGTTGCGAGGTGCAGGATCTGCTGAAGTACGAAAGAGGCTTGGGAGAAGCGCCAGCGACGCGCTGA